Proteins co-encoded in one Synergistaceae bacterium genomic window:
- the gspG gene encoding type II secretion system major pseudopilin GspG, protein MRRRSGFTLIEIMVVVVILGLLAALVVPRIGPQVAEAQRTATRTQIKSIEDALEMYRMHNGFYPSTQQGLEALVTAPTTSPVPKHYQDGGYLKKVPEDSWGNPFVYRNQNGRITITSYGPDGEEGGEGVNADITNED, encoded by the coding sequence ATGCGCAGACGTTCAGGCTTTACCCTTATTGAAATTATGGTCGTCGTTGTTATTCTAGGCTTATTAGCGGCTCTTGTCGTTCCCAGAATCGGCCCTCAGGTAGCAGAAGCACAACGCACAGCAACACGCACGCAAATTAAAAGTATCGAGGACGCATTAGAAATGTACAGAATGCATAACGGTTTTTACCCGTCAACACAGCAGGGACTTGAAGCACTTGTAACAGCTCCGACAACTTCCCCCGTACCTAAGCACTATCAAGACGGCGGTTATCTCAAAAAAGTTCCTGAAGACTCATGGGGAAATCCTTTCGTTTATCGCAATCAGAACGGCAGAATCACTATAACAAGCTACGGCCCAGACGGTGAAGAAGGCGGAGAAGGCGTAAACGCTGATATTACTAACGAGGACTAA
- a CDS encoding prepilin-type N-terminal cleavage/methylation domain-containing protein, giving the protein MLRKSGFTLIEIMIVLLIIGSLAGLMAPRISFFFEPPSASLQRAFEEACDMALSGTSVRFRVKKNASSERGTIEVEALMKREIPEDGLSSFLGTSETKQVLEWRKVDLRNIPTGEGWQFSPEVIYFYTDGSCTPAKISYAERQTSERNAENYILTVTGYCTKIQTQQ; this is encoded by the coding sequence ATTTTGCGTAAATCGGGCTTCACTCTGATTGAAATAATGATTGTCCTGCTGATTATAGGTTCACTCGCGGGGTTAATGGCTCCGCGAATATCGTTTTTCTTCGAGCCTCCGTCAGCGTCATTGCAGCGTGCATTTGAAGAGGCCTGCGACATGGCTTTATCGGGTACATCAGTAAGATTCAGAGTCAAGAAAAATGCAAGTTCAGAACGCGGCACAATCGAAGTAGAAGCCCTCATGAAACGCGAAATCCCCGAAGACGGCCTAAGCTCATTTCTCGGAACATCAGAAACAAAACAAGTCTTAGAGTGGCGCAAGGTTGATTTAAGAAATATTCCGACGGGAGAAGGCTGGCAATTTTCGCCGGAAGTAATTTATTTCTACACTGACGGATCATGCACGCCCGCAAAAATTTCTTACGCAGAGAGACAGACTTCAGAACGTAACGCAGAAAATTATATATTAACTGTTACGGGATACTGCACAAAGATTCAAACACAGCAATAA
- the yedF gene encoding sulfurtransferase-like selenium metabolism protein YedF, translating into MTKVNAMGKLCPEPVIMTKAEIEKGAAELEILVDNDIAVSNVTRLLNNKGYEVKLTRSDSSNERKLSAKKVSSGEVNAPAKRDELLAILVAHDVLGGNDKELGEVLMKAFLGCISKLSRKPAVMAFMNEGVKLVLPESSACEYIKDLEKAGTKILVCGTCTTHFNITEKVAVGTISNMFEIMEMITGADNTLIF; encoded by the coding sequence ATGACAAAAGTTAACGCAATGGGCAAATTATGTCCCGAACCAGTAATCATGACTAAGGCCGAAATCGAAAAGGGCGCAGCAGAACTTGAAATATTAGTTGACAATGATATAGCCGTATCTAATGTAACAAGACTGCTTAACAATAAAGGCTATGAGGTCAAATTAACGCGTTCTGACTCAAGCAACGAAAGAAAATTATCAGCAAAGAAAGTTTCATCAGGCGAAGTCAACGCACCCGCAAAACGTGATGAATTATTAGCGATTCTTGTAGCTCATGACGTTTTAGGCGGCAATGATAAAGAATTAGGCGAGGTCTTAATGAAGGCTTTTCTCGGCTGTATCTCGAAATTATCACGCAAACCTGCTGTAATGGCTTTCATGAACGAGGGCGTAAAATTAGTTCTTCCTGAGTCATCAGCCTGCGAATACATTAAGGATCTCGAGAAGGCCGGCACAAAAATTTTAGTCTGCGGAACATGTACGACTCATTTCAATATCACTGAAAAAGTAGCGGTCGGCACTATCTCTAACATGTTTGAAATTATGGAAATGATAACGGGAGCAGATAACACGCTGATATTCTAA
- a CDS encoding CoA activase — protein MFYAGIDIGSTAAKAVVLDDGKKNILAKKLMPSGWNSKETANELLTWLESQNFSRAETRIIATGYGRVSVPYADKTLTEITCHAKGAAFLAGDNLTVIDIGGQDTKIILLSNGRVLDFIMNDKCSAGTGKFLEVMSNRMGLTLDEFFALAEKGHEVKISSMCTVFAESEIVSLMGLGTPREDIACGAIGSVASKVAVLAGRKVNSGNYFLTGGFCEAGLLVKKLSEVLNADVKTCPEARFAGAVGAALLG, from the coding sequence ATGTTCTATGCTGGTATAGATATAGGCTCAACGGCAGCAAAAGCAGTTGTACTCGATGACGGCAAAAAAAATATTCTCGCGAAAAAATTAATGCCATCAGGTTGGAACAGCAAAGAGACTGCTAACGAGCTTTTAACGTGGCTTGAATCGCAAAATTTTTCACGTGCAGAGACTCGAATCATTGCAACAGGTTACGGGCGTGTTTCTGTTCCTTATGCTGATAAGACTTTGACAGAAATTACTTGTCATGCGAAAGGGGCTGCGTTTCTTGCAGGCGATAATTTAACAGTTATAGACATCGGCGGGCAGGATACAAAAATTATTCTGCTCTCGAATGGCCGAGTGCTTGATTTTATCATGAATGACAAGTGTTCAGCAGGTACGGGAAAATTTCTCGAAGTAATGTCTAACCGCATGGGATTGACTCTTGATGAATTTTTTGCGCTCGCTGAAAAAGGTCATGAAGTAAAAATTTCGTCAATGTGCACTGTATTTGCTGAGTCAGAAATCGTGAGTCTTATGGGCTTAGGGACTCCGCGTGAAGATATTGCGTGCGGTGCTATCGGGTCAGTTGCTTCAAAAGTTGCGGTCTTGGCCGGACGTAAAGTAAATTCAGGAAATTATTTCTTGACGGGCGGATTTTGTGAGGCCGGTTTGCTCGTGAAAAAACTTTCTGAAGTCCTTAATGCTGACGTTAAAACATGTCCTGAAGCGAGATTTGCAGGTGCTGTCGGGGCGGCTTTGCTGGGATGA
- a CDS encoding 2-hydroxyacyl-CoA dehydratase: MADYHQMWQDLGMDVKTHDLLCEALPGAFGDVFLSQQNRPEGMDYFNMVVAEIHGIRPAELVEHKKNGGKVVGTFCIHVPDEIPIAAGAIATGLCSGSQFWVPGGEKKLPAATCPLIKASLGARFDRTCPFFRLADLFIGENTCDGKKKAWEILAEDAPMYIMDIPQMKRPKDYEHWADEIKGYLAKCEELTGNKVTPAKLREAIILLNKKRKALQRLANFRKLDDIPISGKDVLLITQIAFYDDPARITGMINKLCDELDERAKNHVSVFPKGAKRILITGTPLSIPNWKIHHIIESLGGTVVCEELCTGVRYYEKCVDESGATIDEMIKNLTERYMGAIHCACFTPNFERIDDIKRLVKEYKADGVIDLNLKFCNIYDTEGFFVERELKNAGIPVLGIETDYTDQDAEQLKTRIGAFLEMLGN, from the coding sequence ATGGCTGATTATCATCAAATGTGGCAGGATTTAGGAATGGATGTAAAGACTCATGATTTGCTTTGTGAGGCTTTACCGGGCGCGTTCGGTGATGTTTTCTTATCGCAGCAGAACAGACCCGAAGGCATGGACTATTTTAATATGGTAGTCGCGGAAATTCACGGAATCAGACCGGCTGAACTCGTCGAACACAAGAAAAACGGCGGAAAAGTTGTCGGCACATTTTGTATCCATGTTCCTGATGAGATTCCAATTGCTGCGGGTGCGATTGCTACGGGTTTGTGTTCAGGTTCGCAATTCTGGGTTCCAGGCGGCGAGAAAAAATTACCTGCTGCAACATGTCCGTTGATTAAAGCGAGTCTCGGCGCAAGATTTGACAGAACGTGCCCATTTTTCAGGCTTGCAGATTTATTTATCGGCGAGAACACATGCGACGGCAAAAAAAAGGCGTGGGAGATTCTTGCAGAAGACGCACCCATGTATATTATGGACATCCCGCAAATGAAACGTCCGAAAGATTACGAACACTGGGCAGACGAGATTAAAGGCTATCTTGCAAAATGTGAGGAGCTCACGGGAAATAAAGTAACTCCGGCAAAATTACGCGAGGCAATTATTTTACTCAACAAAAAACGCAAAGCACTGCAACGGCTCGCGAACTTCAGAAAACTTGACGATATTCCCATCAGCGGGAAGGACGTTTTATTAATCACGCAGATAGCATTTTACGACGACCCCGCAAGAATAACAGGCATGATTAATAAGTTGTGTGATGAACTCGACGAACGCGCGAAGAATCACGTTTCAGTCTTCCCCAAAGGCGCGAAAAGAATTTTAATCACCGGTACGCCCTTATCGATTCCAAATTGGAAGATTCATCATATTATTGAGTCTCTCGGCGGTACTGTTGTCTGTGAGGAGTTATGCACTGGAGTCAGATATTACGAGAAGTGCGTTGATGAGTCCGGCGCAACTATTGACGAAATGATAAAGAATTTAACCGAACGCTATATGGGAGCGATTCACTGTGCCTGCTTCACGCCTAATTTCGAGCGCATTGACGACATTAAACGCTTAGTGAAAGAATACAAGGCCGATGGAGTCATAGATTTAAATCTCAAGTTCTGCAACATTTATGACACTGAAGGATTCTTTGTTGAGCGCGAATTAAAGAATGCAGGGATCCCCGTTTTAGGCATTGAGACAGATTACACGGATCAGGACGCAGAGCAGTTAAAGACTCGAATCGGGGCATTTCTTGAGATGTTAGGAAATTAG
- a CDS encoding DUF3343 domain-containing protein → MLHYILFPDVTNAQKLYDSMKADGIKCTFAPTPREADKCCGVSVLYYDESDKGKITGLIDSTGVKILKFFDGESGDPNRMKFC, encoded by the coding sequence TTGCTGCATTATATTTTATTTCCTGACGTAACAAACGCTCAAAAACTTTATGACTCAATGAAGGCTGACGGGATTAAATGCACTTTTGCGCCGACTCCTAGAGAAGCTGACAAGTGCTGTGGTGTGAGCGTGCTTTATTATGACGAGTCAGACAAGGGAAAAATTACAGGATTGATTGACTCAACGGGCGTTAAGATTCTCAAATTTTTTGACGGCGAGTCAGGAGATCCAAACCGTATGAAATTTTGTTAG
- a CDS encoding methylated-DNA--[protein]-cysteine S-methyltransferase yields the protein MAAKLNTSPRAVGRALSQNHILIVIPCHRVIGANNNLTGYNAGVERKKKLLAIEEQII from the coding sequence ATAGCTGCAAAACTCAACACTTCACCGCGTGCAGTCGGACGGGCACTCTCGCAAAATCATATTTTAATAGTTATTCCATGTCATAGAGTCATAGGCGCAAATAATAATTTAACCGGTTACAACGCAGGAGTCGAGCGCAAAAAAAAGCTCCTCGCCATTGAGGAGCAAATAATCTAA
- a CDS encoding flavodoxin family protein produces the protein MKALFVNGSPRKNWNTFKRLESAMKGASESGAETELIHLYDYKYKGCVSCFACKLKNKNFDGICVYRDELRPVLEKAFDSDIIVMGSPIYFSFVTGMMRSFMERLIFPVMTYSTDSNGQLIKNVDKKIYTANIYTMNASESIAAKIGYPALLETNDAAFKRVLGYCESLCVYETLQFNDYSRYECNMFNGDQRVERNKTIFPEDLNKAYELGKRLVEKAKEGK, from the coding sequence GTGAAAGCATTATTTGTGAATGGATCACCGCGCAAAAATTGGAACACTTTCAAACGTTTGGAAAGCGCAATGAAGGGAGCTTCAGAATCAGGAGCAGAGACGGAATTAATACACCTTTATGACTATAAATACAAAGGTTGTGTATCGTGTTTTGCGTGCAAGCTCAAGAACAAAAATTTTGACGGAATCTGCGTTTATCGCGACGAATTAAGGCCGGTGCTTGAGAAGGCGTTTGACTCTGATATTATCGTAATGGGCAGCCCGATTTATTTTAGCTTTGTAACTGGTATGATGCGCTCATTTATGGAGAGATTAATTTTTCCTGTTATGACGTACAGCACTGACTCGAACGGGCAATTAATTAAGAACGTTGACAAGAAAATTTATACAGCAAATATTTACACGATGAATGCCTCTGAGTCAATTGCAGCTAAAATCGGTTATCCGGCATTGCTTGAGACGAATGACGCAGCTTTTAAACGCGTACTCGGTTATTGTGAAAGTCTTTGCGTGTATGAGACTCTGCAATTTAATGACTACTCGCGCTATGAGTGCAACATGTTTAATGGGGATCAGAGAGTCGAACGCAACAAAACTATTTTCCCCGAAGATTTAAACAAAGCATATGAACTCGGTAAACGTTTAGTCGAGAAGGCAAAAGAAGGCAAGTAA
- a CDS encoding alcohol dehydrogenase catalytic domain-containing protein — MKAVQIVKPNELRIIDMPKPEINEHDNVLVKIKASGICGSDVGIYHGTNAAATYPRVIGHEIVGEIVEVAPNVKTRKVGERVIIDQVTACGHCYACRKSRPNVCQNLQVRGVHIDGGYREFMAVPEGDCYLLPDFLEYKDAVMIEPTTIAVQCCSRAQLESEDDVLIIGAGALGSSLLRIVKLFNPHSIIMADIDEARLDEALSNGATAKINSRNEDLVKRAKELTGGYGPTVTIDAACVKGSLLSACQAAGNATRVITMGFSIAPDEINQFVITSKELDIRGSRLQNRKFAEVIKLVNEHKVNLNGAVSHTFPFMEAQKAFDFVDSRDPSIRKIALMFD; from the coding sequence ATGAAAGCTGTACAAATAGTGAAGCCTAATGAGTTAAGAATTATCGACATGCCCAAACCCGAAATTAACGAGCATGATAATGTGTTAGTCAAGATAAAAGCGTCTGGGATCTGCGGTTCTGACGTAGGAATCTATCACGGAACTAATGCAGCTGCCACTTATCCCAGAGTCATTGGTCATGAAATAGTCGGTGAGATCGTAGAAGTTGCCCCGAACGTTAAAACGCGCAAAGTAGGCGAAAGAGTCATAATCGATCAAGTAACAGCCTGCGGGCATTGTTACGCGTGCAGGAAGTCGCGCCCTAACGTGTGTCAAAATTTACAGGTCAGAGGCGTTCACATTGACGGAGGTTACCGCGAGTTTATGGCCGTTCCTGAAGGAGATTGCTATTTACTGCCTGATTTCCTCGAATACAAAGACGCAGTAATGATCGAGCCTACTACAATTGCAGTGCAGTGCTGCTCGCGTGCCCAGTTAGAGAGCGAAGACGACGTATTAATTATCGGTGCGGGTGCGTTAGGAAGCAGCTTATTACGAATCGTGAAATTGTTTAATCCTCACAGTATCATAATGGCGGACATTGACGAGGCACGACTCGACGAGGCTTTATCGAACGGAGCGACCGCAAAAATTAATTCCCGCAATGAAGATTTAGTCAAGCGCGCAAAAGAATTAACCGGCGGTTATGGCCCGACAGTTACTATTGATGCTGCGTGCGTGAAAGGCAGTCTATTAAGTGCGTGCCAGGCTGCTGGAAATGCTACACGAGTTATTACAATGGGATTCAGTATTGCACCCGATGAAATAAATCAATTTGTGATAACGTCTAAGGAACTTGATATACGAGGCTCACGTTTACAGAATCGCAAATTTGCAGAAGTAATAAAGCTCGTGAATGAACATAAAGTAAATCTCAACGGGGCAGTCTCTCACACGTTCCCATTTATGGAAGCGCAGAAGGCATTTGATTTTGTTGACAGCAGAGACCCATCAATCAGAAAAATTGCGTTGATGTTCGACTAA
- a CDS encoding TRAP transporter large permease, with product MSVAVLFLSFLVFLFVGFPVAYCLGISSLLYFLLENMPLVTFAQRFFSGLDSFTLLCIPGFMLAGNLMNTGGITYQIVRFCDKVIGHIRGGLGLANIGASMIFAGVSGTAAADAASLGGILIPAMVKDGYDADYSVAVTAASSCIGPIIPPSVPMIMAGTLTGISVSKMFVAGVIPGILMGLGMMLVAYVISVKRNYPKNERRATFREIISSGREAFWALLMMVIILAGILTGIVTPTEASIIAVLYALFVGFFIYRELSIKSALIVIRDSMVGAAGIMVLVGFANVFAYVLTKEQIPTMIANWILSITQNKFVILLIINIFLLFVGCFMETIAALTILFPVLLPVVTSIGVSPIQFGVMCVLNLVIGLTTPPVGVCLFITTSIGKISIAQGTKAIIPFLICNFAVLLLVTYFPPVTLWLVGLLYGI from the coding sequence ATGAGTGTTGCTGTATTATTCTTGAGTTTTCTTGTATTCTTGTTTGTCGGCTTCCCTGTCGCTTACTGTCTGGGGATATCGAGTTTGTTATATTTTTTGCTTGAAAATATGCCGCTTGTAACGTTTGCGCAGAGATTTTTTTCTGGGCTGGACTCGTTTACGCTTTTATGTATACCGGGATTTATGCTTGCGGGAAATTTAATGAACACCGGCGGAATAACGTATCAAATAGTAAGATTTTGCGATAAAGTTATAGGCCACATTCGGGGAGGTCTAGGACTTGCGAATATAGGAGCGTCAATGATTTTTGCGGGAGTTTCCGGAACTGCGGCGGCTGATGCTGCTTCACTGGGCGGGATTCTTATTCCTGCGATGGTCAAAGACGGTTATGACGCTGATTATTCAGTAGCTGTTACGGCTGCGAGTTCATGTATAGGGCCGATAATTCCGCCGAGTGTGCCGATGATTATGGCGGGAACGTTAACGGGTATAAGCGTCTCAAAAATGTTTGTTGCCGGAGTAATTCCCGGGATCTTAATGGGATTAGGCATGATGTTAGTAGCTTATGTAATCTCAGTCAAACGCAATTATCCCAAGAACGAGAGGCGCGCGACTTTCAGAGAAATAATTTCATCAGGGCGAGAGGCTTTCTGGGCGCTGTTAATGATGGTGATAATTCTTGCAGGGATCTTAACGGGAATAGTAACGCCGACGGAAGCGAGTATTATAGCAGTGCTTTATGCGTTATTTGTAGGATTCTTTATTTATCGTGAATTGAGCATTAAATCAGCTCTTATAGTTATTCGCGACTCAATGGTCGGAGCAGCTGGGATAATGGTACTTGTAGGATTTGCGAACGTTTTTGCATACGTCCTCACGAAAGAACAGATTCCTACGATGATTGCAAATTGGATTCTCTCGATTACTCAGAATAAATTTGTTATCTTGCTGATAATAAATATTTTCCTGTTATTTGTGGGGTGCTTTATGGAGACGATAGCGGCATTGACGATTTTATTTCCTGTTTTGCTTCCTGTTGTAACGTCAATAGGAGTAAGCCCGATTCAGTTCGGTGTTATGTGTGTATTGAATCTAGTTATAGGCTTGACGACTCCTCCTGTAGGTGTGTGTTTATTTATTACGACATCAATCGGTAAAATTTCAATTGCTCAGGGAACGAAAGCGATAATCCCGTTTTTAATCTGCAATTTTGCTGTATTGCTGCTAGTTACATATTTCCCGCCGGTTACGTTGTGGCTAGTAGGGCTGTTATATGGGATTTAG
- a CDS encoding TRAP transporter small permease — protein MKILTKIYYWLISLLAVIGMLGYIAAVVIQVFSRTFLPVVPSWTEEAARYLFIYSVAVGAAAVSLKDEYARVDIFTSKFAPGFKKCYEILVCLILIVFDVYLAYYSVPKFVFLRFRMVSTAMQLPMQWINFSVLLFVVLQAVSYAVKIILLLFGTDTKELLASPEEESIGNYDVEEVVK, from the coding sequence TTGAAGATTCTCACAAAAATTTATTACTGGCTGATTTCTTTATTAGCTGTAATAGGAATGCTCGGTTATATAGCTGCTGTAGTTATTCAAGTTTTCAGCAGGACATTTTTACCTGTTGTGCCTTCATGGACGGAGGAAGCGGCGAGATATTTATTTATTTATTCAGTTGCGGTAGGTGCGGCGGCGGTCTCACTCAAGGACGAATACGCGCGAGTTGATATTTTTACGTCGAAATTTGCGCCCGGTTTCAAGAAATGTTATGAGATTCTAGTGTGCTTGATATTAATCGTGTTTGATGTCTATCTTGCATATTATTCGGTGCCGAAATTCGTTTTTCTGCGCTTCAGGATGGTATCAACGGCAATGCAGCTCCCTATGCAGTGGATAAATTTTTCTGTGCTGTTATTTGTTGTGCTGCAGGCTGTATCGTATGCGGTAAAAATTATTTTGCTCTTGTTCGGGACAGACACAAAAGAATTACTTGCGAGCCCTGAAGAGGAATCAATCGGAAATTATGACGTTGAGGAGGTCGTTAAATAA
- a CDS encoding alpha/beta hydrolase, translated as MPFLASSDYTKIYYEDYGQGETILFAHGLGSNHMELKNFINEFKSDYRCICYDQRGHGASDKSLFHMNVKRLGQDMNDLINYLDLKNITVIGHSMGAASIFSYVNQFGCNRLKQIISVDMTPYMRNTVWEGGLVCGRQTDEDFLCDLDRIFDDYGAGIWHIAKLMNPSLASVPAEFESSMAVTARQGQDPLTFASLWYSLFRTDQRPAMQKISVPFLYIMPEKGLYSMKTADFIRENVKGGFTLAKDFPGTTHLILMERPRECAECIKNFMSKGA; from the coding sequence ATGCCGTTTCTTGCATCATCTGACTACACAAAAATTTATTATGAAGACTACGGACAGGGCGAGACAATTTTATTTGCTCACGGTCTAGGCTCGAATCACATGGAGCTAAAAAATTTTATCAACGAGTTCAAATCAGATTACCGCTGTATCTGCTATGACCAGCGCGGGCACGGTGCTTCAGACAAATCATTATTTCACATGAACGTAAAGAGACTTGGCCAAGACATGAACGACTTAATTAATTATCTCGATCTCAAGAATATAACTGTAATCGGTCATTCAATGGGTGCAGCGTCAATTTTCAGTTATGTAAATCAATTCGGCTGTAACAGGCTCAAGCAAATTATTTCTGTTGATATGACACCTTATATGCGTAATACAGTCTGGGAGGGCGGGCTTGTTTGCGGCAGACAGACAGATGAAGATTTCTTGTGCGACCTCGACAGAATATTTGACGATTACGGCGCAGGAATTTGGCACATCGCAAAATTAATGAATCCTTCATTGGCCAGCGTCCCGGCAGAATTTGAGTCATCAATGGCCGTAACAGCCCGACAAGGCCAAGACCCTTTAACATTTGCGAGTCTATGGTATTCACTTTTCAGGACTGACCAGCGTCCTGCAATGCAAAAAATTTCTGTCCCGTTCCTGTACATAATGCCCGAAAAAGGTTTATATTCAATGAAGACGGCAGATTTTATACGCGAAAATGTCAAAGGCGGATTTACCCTCGCGAAAGATTTTCCCGGCACGACTCATTTAATATTGATGGAGAGGCCGAGAGAGTGTGCAGAGTGTATCAAAAATTTCATGAGTAAAGGAGCGTAA
- a CDS encoding TRAP transporter substrate-binding protein, with product MKKLSALVLAMLLVSCAAAFAANHTITVTHIVDENHSWHKASEFFKQEVEKRSGGKIEVKIYPNSQLGNEIDTIQSALTGGGVDVVITGESMMTYVPELGILGVPYLMTSDAHVEAVAGGEIGKEIENLMLMDGAGFRCLAYFVRGPRDVTANKAIRTPDDIKGLIIRTPASTITVSTFESFGAKPTPMAFSEVFTSLQSGTIQGQENPLAMIKSGNFYEVQKFLCKTEHLRTWLYFAMSEQSFQALPADLQKIVLEVGKEMQAYEHELFLKDESELEGFLQSKGMTIINDVDQAAFAKLADSAMQKLMEGEYKYLKPLYDKIKAAEPK from the coding sequence ATGAAGAAACTTTCAGCTCTGGTACTTGCTATGCTGCTTGTATCATGTGCGGCGGCATTTGCTGCAAATCACACAATCACAGTAACTCACATTGTTGACGAAAATCACTCGTGGCACAAGGCAAGCGAATTTTTCAAGCAGGAAGTCGAAAAACGTTCGGGCGGTAAAATCGAGGTCAAAATTTACCCTAACAGCCAATTAGGAAACGAAATCGACACGATTCAATCAGCTTTAACAGGCGGCGGCGTTGATGTCGTAATAACCGGCGAGTCAATGATGACTTATGTTCCCGAACTTGGAATCTTAGGCGTTCCCTACTTGATGACGAGTGATGCACACGTTGAAGCAGTTGCAGGCGGTGAAATCGGCAAAGAAATCGAAAATTTAATGTTGATGGACGGTGCCGGATTCAGATGTCTTGCTTATTTCGTCAGAGGCCCGCGCGATGTTACAGCTAATAAAGCGATTCGCACTCCTGATGATATTAAAGGCTTGATTATAAGGACTCCTGCGTCAACTATAACTGTTTCTACGTTCGAGTCTTTCGGAGCCAAGCCCACCCCGATGGCATTCTCTGAAGTCTTCACAAGTTTGCAGAGCGGAACGATTCAAGGCCAAGAGAACCCCTTAGCTATGATCAAATCAGGAAATTTCTATGAAGTCCAGAAATTTTTATGCAAGACTGAGCACTTAAGAACGTGGCTTTATTTCGCAATGAGTGAGCAAAGTTTTCAGGCTTTACCCGCTGACTTGCAGAAAATCGTTCTTGAGGTCGGCAAAGAAATGCAGGCGTACGAGCATGAATTATTCTTGAAGGATGAATCCGAGCTTGAAGGCTTCTTACAGTCTAAGGGCATGACAATTATTAACGATGTCGACCAGGCAGCATTTGCAAAATTAGCAGACTCAGCTATGCAAAAATTAATGGAAGGCGAATATAAATATTTAAAGCCTCTCTACGACAAAATCAAAGCAGCTGAACCCAAATAA